In Anaerolineales bacterium, one DNA window encodes the following:
- a CDS encoding carbohydrate kinase family protein encodes MSRTKLAPPEYVGFGMLTPVYIMALDKLPKHNTGAIVHEVSEYVYDDAAIIACNLRQWNVPTAMIGTAVGNDLLGHHVADTLKAAGVQGAVRFTKKYKTPLEVNISDKKGARTYFWQRSPEILSTLDTADLSLIKKSKLLYVDWYDGDHIVRAMEAAKRHNIPVFLNFEHGHKHPDLLRTYSGLVTICQAVTDAAQIGKKQSMLSVARKLFNSGIKVALITMASQGCMVVHGEEIIRVHAPKVKVVDGSGAGATFSSGFIYGYLNEFNLEDSVRFAIAAASLKVTHSGLRMSPVREIKALAKTLRVERMIYRGDQFHTIRKFLTLPKSGPLVDNVLVTEGRKFAEKFLPKKKMDRKKIKKSLVE; translated from the coding sequence ATGTCCCGAACCAAACTGGCACCTCCTGAGTACGTTGGCTTCGGCATGTTGACCCCTGTCTACATCATGGCCCTGGACAAACTGCCGAAGCATAATACCGGCGCGATTGTGCATGAAGTCAGCGAGTACGTCTATGATGACGCCGCAATCATTGCATGTAACCTGCGTCAGTGGAATGTGCCGACCGCGATGATAGGCACAGCCGTCGGCAATGACCTGCTCGGCCATCACGTGGCGGATACCTTGAAGGCGGCGGGCGTGCAGGGAGCAGTCCGCTTTACGAAAAAATATAAGACGCCGCTCGAGGTGAATATCTCTGACAAAAAGGGGGCGCGGACGTATTTCTGGCAAAGGTCGCCGGAAATATTAAGCACGCTGGATACGGCTGACCTGTCACTGATCAAAAAATCAAAATTATTATATGTGGATTGGTATGACGGCGACCATATTGTCCGTGCGATGGAGGCGGCAAAGCGCCACAACATCCCCGTCTTCCTGAACTTTGAGCATGGACATAAACACCCTGATTTGCTTCGGACATATTCGGGCCTTGTCACCATCTGCCAGGCAGTAACGGATGCCGCGCAGATCGGAAAAAAGCAGTCCATGCTTTCCGTGGCGCGCAAACTGTTCAATTCTGGTATAAAGGTCGCACTGATTACTATGGCAAGCCAGGGATGCATGGTTGTACACGGCGAGGAGATCATTCGTGTGCATGCGCCCAAGGTCAAGGTTGTGGACGGCTCCGGCGCGGGTGCAACGTTTTCATCGGGTTTTATTTATGGGTACCTGAATGAATTCAACCTAGAGGACTCCGTCCGCTTTGCGATTGCGGCAGCCTCCCTGAAGGTTACCCATTCAGGTTTGCGAATGTCACCTGTCAGGGAGATCAAAGCACTGGCAAAGACACTGCGGGTTGAGCGCATGATCTATCGCGGTGATCAGTTCCACACGATACGGAAGTTCCTTACGCTGCCGAAAAGCGGCCCGCTGGTTGACAACGTACTTGTCACCGAAGGACGCAAATTCGCCGAAAAGTTTCTGCCCAAGAAAAAGATGGACCGCAAGAAGATCAAAAAATCGCTGGTCGAATAA
- a CDS encoding FAD-dependent oxidoreductase, with protein MKSQAEIVVIGGGIFGAQVAYHLAKYGRKDVVIIEKGEIAGGESSHAAGLVTQFATSQAMLKFRMYSVELYSELGLFDHVGSLRVASSKEQLLELERSVSRAKALGLDCEVISPDEAAKVMPQISKKDLYGGIYLPRDGQLDPYTATTSTVNFAKEMGVEVYTNTRVTGIKLSAKGEVQAVVTDKGEIRCEIIVNAAGMWAPRIAAMAGLDIPTTPVDHQHIALHAVPGHEFSSETPCLRDPDNLVYMRQEQGGLVIGGYEPKPLPRWIDGTPWEHGSKSFPGDFDQFEMLLEGAIRRLPFLDQAGIITLVRHPGAYTPDCQPLLGPMMGVRGFWMMAGMSLNGYGGAGGMGKLMAEWIIEGEAPMDVYGYRATRFGNYYSDFKYAAERTVESVKYYYRLRFPHDEHETARPHRVSPLHYRMLENGAVFGEKFGWERVNYFEPGRESRRMGEDQRQWGWSKPPFFERMRQEHSATRERVTLFDLTSFGKIEVKGRGALPLLQRLTSSNMDKPVGSAIYTQFLNTRGGIESDLTVTRLGEDYFWAITGSGFIANDLARIQMHVDEKDGDVSIRDITQEYACLALWGPKSRDVLRKITGDDVTNEAHPYLMTRPITVNGVKVLAQRVSYAGELGWELYIPNNRATMVWDMLIEAGREFGMGLGGYKVLDPLRLEKGFRYFTVDITPSETPYEAGLGFCVHLDKGDFIGREALVKQKAEGVKRKLCTLVLTDTDEFTQIYGGEAVYHEGNVLTRVRSGGYGFSVKKNIFFAYLPIEVARQGNRFTVELIEGMREAEVTASVLYDPKSERLRA; from the coding sequence ATGAAAAGTCAAGCAGAGATTGTTGTCATCGGCGGTGGGATTTTCGGGGCGCAGGTTGCCTATCACCTTGCAAAATATGGGCGCAAGGATGTCGTCATTATTGAAAAAGGCGAGATTGCCGGCGGCGAGTCGTCGCACGCGGCAGGGTTGGTGACGCAGTTCGCCACGTCGCAGGCCATGCTGAAATTCCGCATGTACAGCGTGGAATTGTACAGTGAGTTGGGGTTGTTCGATCATGTCGGCAGTTTGCGCGTGGCTTCGAGCAAGGAGCAACTGCTTGAGCTGGAGCGCAGTGTCAGCCGCGCAAAAGCGTTGGGCTTGGATTGCGAAGTAATTTCGCCTGATGAAGCCGCGAAGGTCATGCCGCAGATTTCCAAAAAGGATTTGTACGGCGGCATTTATCTTCCCCGCGACGGTCAACTGGACCCGTACACTGCCACCACATCCACGGTGAATTTTGCAAAAGAGATGGGCGTGGAAGTGTATACCAACACACGTGTCACGGGAATCAAATTGTCAGCGAAGGGAGAGGTTCAGGCGGTTGTAACAGACAAGGGCGAGATAAGATGCGAGATCATCGTCAATGCAGCGGGGATGTGGGCACCGCGCATCGCCGCCATGGCAGGACTTGACATCCCGACCACTCCCGTGGACCATCAGCACATTGCGCTTCACGCCGTGCCGGGGCATGAGTTTTCATCCGAGACACCTTGTTTGCGTGACCCTGATAACCTGGTTTACATGCGGCAGGAACAGGGCGGGTTGGTCATTGGTGGTTATGAGCCGAAGCCGCTGCCGCGCTGGATCGATGGTACGCCGTGGGAACATGGAAGTAAAAGTTTCCCAGGGGATTTTGACCAGTTTGAGATGTTGCTCGAAGGTGCGATCCGTCGTCTGCCGTTCTTGGATCAGGCGGGCATCATCACGCTGGTGCGCCATCCCGGCGCCTACACACCGGATTGCCAGCCATTGCTTGGACCCATGATGGGTGTGCGCGGATTCTGGATGATGGCGGGCATGTCGTTGAACGGATACGGCGGTGCGGGCGGCATGGGCAAGTTGATGGCGGAATGGATCATCGAAGGTGAAGCACCGATGGATGTGTATGGTTATCGCGCCACGCGTTTTGGAAATTATTATTCTGATTTCAAATACGCGGCAGAGCGCACAGTGGAAAGCGTGAAATATTATTATCGCCTGCGCTTTCCGCATGACGAGCATGAGACCGCGAGACCTCATCGCGTGAGTCCGCTGCATTATCGCATGTTGGAAAACGGTGCGGTTTTTGGCGAAAAGTTTGGCTGGGAGCGCGTCAATTATTTTGAACCAGGCAGGGAATCGCGCCGCATGGGCGAAGACCAGCGCCAGTGGGGCTGGTCTAAACCTCCGTTCTTCGAGCGCATGCGACAGGAGCATAGTGCCACCCGCGAGCGCGTCACTCTCTTCGATTTGACCTCCTTTGGGAAAATTGAGGTCAAAGGCAGGGGCGCGTTACCGCTCTTGCAAAGACTGACCTCCAGCAATATGGACAAGCCCGTTGGCAGCGCGATCTACACCCAATTCCTGAACACACGCGGCGGGATTGAATCGGACTTGACCGTTACACGTTTGGGTGAGGATTATTTCTGGGCCATCACAGGTTCCGGTTTCATCGCTAATGATTTGGCGCGCATCCAGATGCATGTGGATGAGAAGGATGGTGATGTCTCCATCCGGGATATTACGCAGGAATATGCCTGTCTTGCGTTGTGGGGGCCGAAGTCGCGCGATGTGTTGAGGAAGATCACGGGTGACGATGTTACCAACGAAGCGCATCCATATTTGATGACCAGGCCGATCACGGTCAACGGGGTGAAGGTTCTGGCGCAGCGCGTCAGTTATGCGGGTGAGTTGGGCTGGGAGTTGTACATCCCGAACAACCGTGCCACGATGGTCTGGGACATGCTCATCGAGGCAGGCAGGGAGTTTGGCATGGGACTCGGCGGGTACAAGGTGCTTGATCCGCTACGGCTGGAGAAGGGCTTCCGCTACTTCACAGTGGATATCACGCCGTCTGAAACGCCGTACGAAGCCGGGCTTGGATTCTGCGTACATCTCGATAAAGGTGACTTTATCGGGCGTGAGGCGCTGGTCAAGCAGAAGGCGGAGGGGGTGAAGCGCAAACTCTGCACGCTGGTATTGACCGATACAGACGAATTCACCCAAATCTATGGCGGCGAGGCGGTTTATCATGAAGGCAATGTATTGACCCGTGTCCGCAGCGGCGGCTATGGCTTCAGCGTGAAGAAAAATATTTTCTTTGCGTATTTACCGATTGAAGTAGCGAGGCAGGGAAATCGTTTCACTGTGGAATTGATCGAAGGCATGCGTGAAGCGGAAGTGACCGCATCTGTATTGTACGATCCAAAAAGCGAAAGGCTGCGTGCTTGA
- a CDS encoding DeoR/GlpR family DNA-binding transcription regulator has protein sequence MSKPLIPAQRRERIQEYLSIHQIVRTADLCELLETSEATVRRDLEWLEGRGVLERTHGGAILNQRMILEQEYQHRAQHHPDEKRQIGELAASLIEAGDIVFINSGTTVTQVLQHIRRDPSITVITNNVSAVLDLGDPGFHYFMTGGEFQSRSNSLAGRFALDNLGLVYANKTILGVDGISLKHGCTVPTNAEAEVVRRMIERTKGQVIVVADHSKWGVVSNFQVANIEEIDKLVSDERLDSSAVDSLAAQKISCLLASSAPIPA, from the coding sequence ATGAGCAAACCACTCATTCCAGCACAAAGGCGAGAGAGAATTCAGGAGTATCTGTCGATTCACCAGATTGTCCGTACGGCCGATCTGTGTGAATTGTTGGAAACTTCCGAGGCGACTGTCCGCCGCGACTTGGAATGGCTGGAAGGCAGGGGGGTTCTCGAACGAACCCATGGGGGCGCGATCCTCAATCAGCGCATGATCCTTGAACAGGAATATCAACACCGTGCACAGCATCACCCCGACGAAAAACGTCAGATCGGCGAACTTGCCGCCTCGCTAATCGAAGCGGGTGATATTGTTTTCATCAACAGCGGTACCACCGTTACGCAGGTGTTGCAACACATCCGCCGCGACCCCAGCATCACCGTCATTACGAATAACGTCAGTGCGGTACTGGATCTCGGCGACCCGGGCTTTCATTACTTTATGACAGGCGGGGAGTTCCAGTCCCGTTCAAACTCCCTGGCTGGCCGCTTCGCGCTGGACAATTTAGGTCTGGTCTATGCAAATAAAACGATTCTCGGCGTGGACGGAATCTCCCTCAAACACGGCTGCACCGTCCCGACAAATGCCGAAGCGGAAGTCGTTCGGCGGATGATCGAACGCACCAAGGGGCAGGTCATTGTGGTTGCAGACCACAGCAAATGGGGCGTGGTTTCCAATTTTCAAGTGGCCAATATTGAGGAAATAGATAAGCTGGTATCAGACGAACGCCTTGATTCATCGGCAGTGGACTCGCTTGCGGCTCAAAAAATCTCATGTCTGCTTGCCAGTTCCGCGCCCATCCCCGCCTGA
- a CDS encoding inorganic phosphate transporter, giving the protein MLLIPNGLILVIILALVYGFLNGMRDSSNIVATMISSRAFHPRTALGMTAVAEFLGPFLFGVTVAKTVGSDIVKSSLLSLDAILACLLAAILWNLTTWFFGIPSSSSHALIGGLIGVTVFAAGTGGVNVQGITKVLLGLLLSPLAGFLVGFAMLRLIYFLVRAASPRINEFFKRAQFFTAVGLALSHGTNDAQKTMGMITLSLLIAGVLNEFVVPFWVVAASAGMMALGAAVGGWRLIRTLGGKFYKIRPVHSFATQLTSAFVIFAASFGGAPISTTQIVSSSIVGVGSSERLSKVRWNVVGDILTTWVITIPVSGLIAAGIYWILVNVKGVL; this is encoded by the coding sequence ATGCTGTTAATCCCGAATGGGCTGATCCTTGTTATCATCCTGGCGCTTGTTTATGGCTTCCTAAACGGCATGCGGGATTCCAGTAATATTGTGGCGACGATGATCTCCTCACGGGCATTCCATCCGAGGACGGCGCTAGGGATGACGGCGGTTGCCGAATTCCTGGGGCCCTTCCTGTTTGGTGTGACCGTGGCAAAGACGGTTGGTAGTGATATTGTCAAATCCAGTCTATTATCTCTTGATGCCATCCTTGCCTGCCTGCTGGCGGCAATTCTTTGGAATTTGACCACCTGGTTCTTTGGGATCCCCAGTAGTTCATCCCATGCGTTGATCGGTGGATTGATCGGTGTGACAGTATTTGCCGCTGGCACAGGTGGTGTCAATGTTCAGGGAATTACAAAAGTCTTGTTGGGGCTGTTGCTTTCTCCGCTGGCCGGGTTTCTGGTCGGATTTGCAATGCTGAGGCTGATTTATTTTCTGGTACGCGCCGCCTCTCCGCGGATCAATGAATTTTTCAAACGCGCCCAGTTTTTTACAGCTGTCGGGCTGGCGCTCAGCCACGGGACGAACGATGCGCAAAAGACGATGGGTATGATCACGCTCAGTCTGTTGATCGCCGGTGTGTTGAACGAGTTTGTTGTCCCGTTTTGGGTGGTCGCCGCGAGTGCAGGGATGATGGCGTTGGGCGCTGCAGTGGGCGGCTGGAGGTTGATCCGCACCCTGGGGGGGAAGTTCTATAAGATCCGCCCGGTGCACAGCTTTGCCACACAGCTGACTTCCGCATTTGTCATCTTTGCAGCATCGTTCGGAGGCGCACCGATCAGCACCACCCAGATCGTCAGTTCCTCAATAGTCGGCGTGGGCTCCTCGGAACGATTGAGCAAGGTGCGCTGGAATGTTGTCGGTGATATTCTGACAACATGGGTCATCACGATCCCGGTCAGCGGGTTGATTGCAGCAGGTATTTACTGGATATTGGTGAATGTGAAAGGGGTTTTGTAG
- a CDS encoding choline/ethanolamine kinase family protein, whose product MIQEVVSKVADWRGRDIVITPLSGGLTNTNYRVDVDGVPHFVRVPGASTELLAIDRENEHQNARAASYAGVAPKVLHHVPEYSSMVIEFLDGRTMSKESLNQAGMPTRMAQTIKKLNQGPRFKLDFNMFRLTEYYLRLCSERNIKTPKGYTERMDTVKRIEQAMNAKPLPTVPCNNDLLAENYIDDGRQLWLIDYEYSGNNDPTFELGNTCQEMEFNDGQIAEVCTAYFGDAREDMIARMKLNMIMSDVGWGLWAAIQANISKIDFDFWGWAEERWGRAVEKMDSNEFGKWLDEVKM is encoded by the coding sequence ATGATACAAGAAGTTGTTTCCAAAGTCGCGGATTGGCGAGGAAGGGATATTGTCATCACCCCGCTTTCAGGCGGTTTGACCAATACCAATTACAGGGTGGATGTGGACGGAGTGCCGCACTTTGTCCGCGTTCCGGGCGCGAGTACCGAATTGCTTGCCATCGACCGGGAGAATGAACACCAAAATGCCAGGGCTGCCTCGTATGCAGGGGTTGCGCCAAAGGTTTTGCATCATGTCCCTGAGTACAGTTCGATGGTAATCGAATTCCTGGACGGCAGGACCATGTCCAAGGAATCATTGAATCAGGCGGGCATGCCGACTCGCATGGCGCAGACGATCAAAAAATTGAATCAAGGTCCGCGCTTCAAACTGGACTTCAACATGTTCCGTCTCACAGAGTATTATCTACGCCTGTGCAGCGAGCGTAATATCAAAACCCCCAAGGGATACACTGAACGCATGGATACGGTCAAACGCATCGAACAGGCGATGAATGCCAAACCGTTGCCGACCGTCCCGTGTAATAATGATTTGTTGGCTGAAAATTACATTGACGACGGCAGGCAATTGTGGTTGATCGATTACGAATACAGCGGGAATAACGACCCGACCTTTGAATTGGGCAATACCTGCCAGGAAATGGAATTCAATGACGGGCAGATTGCCGAAGTTTGCACCGCGTACTTTGGAGATGCACGGGAGGACATGATCGCACGCATGAAGCTGAATATGATCATGTCGGATGTGGGCTGGGGATTATGGGCGGCGATACAGGCGAACATCTCCAAGATTGACTTTGATTTCTGGGGCTGGGCCGAGGAACGCTGGGGCAGGGCGGTGGAGAAGATGGACTCGAACGAATTTGGGAAGTGGCTGGATGAAGTGAAAATGTAA
- a CDS encoding APC family permease, with protein sequence MATATAKPEVFTRKASGLVRVMSPFSAFVYNILTMGLIFPWTYLWAPGALPGGKLVWGILLAMVIEIPIALVYVWLSTALPRSGGDYVFQSRVFGGGLAFTVVMSGYVIWILQWVALSGWLLSYLGFAPLFLGLGATMGSAALSNVGIWFTGSTGVIITSILNAFVSMMILISGFKNYVRFQAVMISGTLLAFTTMLVVLFLGDPASSMTKIDAFALAVGGTQNFVQTAKDASIAAGVNLNPSFSLLATILIAPIAWTSLQWATYSAQQNGEIKNARSFNSQMFIIIGSLIFTGVLLAVLAFALEKAVGTEFLYVAGAGYWSGVGESTIAGFWLWPNIIAVALTASPLVVIIIGLGYILNSHQIVHNCYIGMTRVMVAMSLDRLLPEWLSKVDEKRHTPVNAHLAYFLASIPVILLYNLHGGWVALTLGVTFACGYVFVITCLAGALLPYRAKEVYESSPGAKYKIGNIPLVTILGVLGFILGGAMILMFMFYAQLGLTSTLAYSVVFGVLIFSAIWYFIAKNAQKSKGINVDYAFKEIPPE encoded by the coding sequence ATGGCTACAGCAACTGCAAAACCAGAAGTATTCACCCGAAAAGCCTCCGGGCTTGTGCGGGTGATGTCTCCGTTCTCCGCCTTCGTCTACAACATTTTGACGATGGGCTTAATTTTCCCGTGGACGTATCTTTGGGCGCCGGGTGCGCTGCCCGGCGGCAAACTGGTCTGGGGTATTTTGCTCGCAATGGTGATCGAGATCCCGATTGCCTTGGTGTATGTGTGGCTTTCCACTGCCTTGCCGCGCTCTGGCGGCGACTATGTGTTCCAGAGCCGCGTGTTTGGCGGCGGCTTGGCCTTTACTGTGGTCATGTCCGGTTATGTGATCTGGATCCTTCAATGGGTGGCGCTTTCGGGATGGCTGCTTTCCTATCTTGGGTTCGCGCCTTTGTTCCTTGGGCTTGGGGCAACCATGGGGAGCGCGGCATTGTCCAACGTGGGCATCTGGTTTACAGGCTCGACCGGGGTCATCATCACCAGCATCCTGAACGCATTTGTGTCCATGATGATTCTCATCAGCGGATTCAAAAATTATGTGCGTTTCCAGGCTGTCATGATCAGCGGCACATTGCTCGCTTTTACGACCATGCTGGTCGTTCTCTTCCTGGGCGACCCGGCTTCATCCATGACAAAGATTGACGCATTCGCTCTGGCTGTGGGCGGAACGCAGAATTTTGTCCAGACCGCCAAGGACGCTTCCATCGCCGCCGGCGTGAATTTGAATCCGTCTTTCAGTTTGCTGGCTACCATCCTGATCGCCCCGATTGCGTGGACATCGCTGCAATGGGCAACCTATAGCGCCCAGCAAAACGGCGAAATCAAGAATGCGCGTTCCTTCAATAGCCAGATGTTCATTATTATCGGCTCGTTGATTTTTACAGGCGTATTGCTTGCCGTTCTCGCTTTTGCGTTGGAAAAAGCGGTTGGCACGGAATTCCTGTATGTGGCCGGTGCAGGCTATTGGTCCGGCGTTGGCGAATCAACCATCGCCGGGTTCTGGCTCTGGCCCAACATCATTGCGGTTGCGCTGACAGCCAGCCCTCTGGTCGTCATCATCATAGGCCTGGGTTACATTCTCAACTCGCATCAGATCGTGCATAACTGCTATATCGGCATGACGCGCGTCATGGTCGCCATGTCGCTGGATCGTTTGCTGCCCGAGTGGCTCAGCAAAGTGGACGAGAAACGCCACACCCCGGTCAACGCCCATTTGGCGTATTTCCTCGCCAGCATTCCCGTCATTCTGCTGTATAACCTCCATGGCGGCTGGGTCGCGCTGACGCTTGGCGTGACGTTCGCCTGCGGTTATGTATTTGTAATCACTTGCCTGGCAGGCGCGTTATTGCCTTACCGCGCAAAAGAAGTGTACGAATCGTCGCCTGGCGCAAAATATAAAATCGGGAATATTCCGCTGGTAACCATCCTCGGCGTGCTTGGTTTCATCCTTGGCGGCGCGATGATCTTAATGTTCATGTTCTATGCGCAACTTGGGCTTACCAGCACGTTGGCTTACAGCGTTGTTTTTGGAGTGTTGATCTTCTCAGCCATTTGGTATTTCATTGCCAAGAATGCGCAAAAATCCAAGGGCATCAACGTGGATTACGCCTTTAAGGAAATCCCGCCCGAGTAG
- a CDS encoding trimethylamine methyltransferase family protein, producing MSFAALLTQEQVERIHDSSLEILEDVGLKVRHAPARDVFKQHGCMVEDERVKFPRSVVEKYRRMVPPSFTFYGRDPKFDKTIPRDSPVIVTASSAPDIIDPLTGEERRAESRDIAQIAHLINELPGYDIFSISTLAEDAPADQFTISRLYPSIKYCLKPIRVTTTDHKDTLSIMEMTYTVAGGREAYKEHPFLTHHYCPVVSPLTMDNLSTENIIYFAGEGLPVYPTIVPNAGLTSPMSMAGTLAQGNAEFLSALVLMQMVKEGTPTIYATLATVADMRTGAYTSGAMECGMLHMAFAQMSRYYDLPCGGYIGLTNSKVNDAQAGYETGMSAIGGLLAGMDMFNIGGLIDALKTFDFAKAVIDDEIAQMMKRTKRGINFSGDELAVDLIKEIGPGGSYIVAKHTIGRMKTEAVMTKMADRDPRTIWEKRGATDIQTRAMKRVREIMASNTAPLIPPELDEKLHAQFPGMVSGNLEPME from the coding sequence ATGTCATTTGCCGCTTTACTCACGCAGGAACAGGTTGAACGTATCCATGACTCTTCGCTGGAAATTCTCGAGGATGTCGGCCTGAAAGTGCGTCATGCGCCTGCACGTGACGTCTTCAAACAGCACGGCTGCATGGTTGAGGATGAACGCGTTAAGTTTCCGCGCAGCGTGGTCGAAAAATATCGCAGGATGGTCCCGCCGTCCTTCACCTTTTACGGGCGTGATCCGAAATTCGATAAAACGATTCCGCGGGACAGCCCGGTCATTGTTACGGCCAGCTCGGCACCCGATATTATTGACCCGCTGACAGGCGAGGAGAGACGCGCTGAGTCCAGGGATATTGCCCAGATCGCACATCTCATCAATGAACTGCCCGGCTACGACATCTTCTCCATCTCAACCCTGGCGGAAGACGCGCCTGCAGATCAATTCACAATCTCGAGGCTGTATCCGTCCATCAAGTATTGTCTCAAACCGATCCGTGTCACCACCACCGATCACAAGGATACGCTCAGTATCATGGAAATGACATACACGGTGGCGGGCGGCAGGGAGGCGTATAAGGAGCATCCCTTTCTTACACATCATTATTGCCCTGTGGTCTCGCCGCTGACGATGGATAACCTTTCAACTGAAAATATAATCTACTTTGCGGGCGAGGGTCTGCCCGTTTACCCAACCATCGTTCCGAACGCAGGGCTGACTTCGCCCATGTCCATGGCTGGGACGCTGGCACAGGGCAATGCTGAATTTTTATCCGCTCTGGTCTTGATGCAAATGGTGAAGGAGGGAACGCCGACCATCTATGCCACGCTTGCCACGGTGGCTGATATGCGGACGGGCGCCTACACCTCCGGTGCGATGGAGTGCGGCATGCTGCACATGGCTTTTGCGCAGATGTCCCGTTATTATGATCTGCCCTGCGGTGGTTATATTGGTTTAACCAACTCCAAAGTCAATGATGCACAGGCGGGATATGAAACCGGCATGTCGGCAATCGGCGGCCTGCTGGCGGGCATGGACATGTTCAATATTGGCGGTTTGATCGATGCGTTGAAGACCTTTGACTTTGCAAAAGCTGTCATTGACGACGAAATCGCGCAGATGATGAAGCGCACCAAGCGCGGCATCAATTTCAGTGGCGATGAACTTGCGGTCGACTTGATCAAGGAAATTGGTCCCGGTGGCTCCTATATTGTGGCCAAGCACACGATCGGCCGCATGAAGACGGAGGCCGTGATGACAAAAATGGCGGACCGGGATCCGCGCACCATTTGGGAGAAGAGGGGTGCGACAGATATACAAACCCGCGCGATGAAGCGCGTCCGGGAAATCATGGCAAGTAATACCGCGCCGTTGATCCCGCCTGAGTTGGATGAAAAGCTTCACGCACAATTCCCGGGCATGGTGTCCGGGAATTTGGAACCGATGGAGTAG
- a CDS encoding CBS domain-containing protein codes for MAKLVKDLMHAGLITCKPTATLGQVAVLLNQHHVHALVVTDRDGRTLGLISDFDLMAGEWLSSDEQSLAVMRKLTAADLMSQPVDTVEANTPLPDAAKMIMEKMVSRLLVTENGKSVGIISLSDFIASIAGEMKSKRDTVGDVMSDAILVCRGKTPVVSAARAMTSSGWRSVLVVDAKGKILGVVSGHDLMRLIKDGVDETLIVRDVMHPALTIDIHASLREAADMMIQNHYHRLVVIDKEDPDAFPLGAISTFDIVAEMARPDSVWQK; via the coding sequence ATGGCAAAACTTGTCAAGGACTTGATGCACGCAGGATTGATCACCTGCAAACCAACCGCCACACTCGGACAGGTGGCGGTGCTGCTCAATCAACATCACGTTCATGCCCTTGTGGTAACAGATCGCGATGGGCGTACGCTGGGTCTGATTTCTGATTTTGACTTGATGGCGGGTGAATGGCTCTCATCCGATGAGCAGAGCCTCGCAGTGATGCGAAAGCTGACCGCTGCGGATCTTATGTCCCAGCCGGTTGATACTGTCGAGGCAAACACTCCCCTGCCGGACGCAGCGAAAATGATCATGGAGAAAATGGTCAGCCGCCTGCTGGTCACCGAGAACGGAAAATCCGTCGGCATTATTTCCCTGTCCGATTTCATTGCGAGCATTGCAGGTGAAATGAAGTCAAAGCGGGACACCGTCGGCGATGTCATGTCGGATGCCATCCTGGTCTGCCGCGGAAAGACCCCGGTGGTCTCTGCGGCGCGCGCCATGACATCCTCAGGCTGGCGTTCAGTATTGGTCGTGGATGCAAAAGGCAAGATCCTCGGTGTGGTCAGTGGACATGACTTGATGCGCTTGATCAAGGACGGGGTGGATGAAACACTGATCGTCCGGGATGTGATGCACCCTGCACTGACCATTGACATCCATGCCAGCCTGCGCGAAGCGGCGGATATGATGATCCAGAACCATTATCACAGGCTGGTGGTCATTGACAAGGAGGATCCCGATGCGTTTCCGCTCGGTGCCATCTCCACGTTTGACATTGTGGCAGAAATGGCAAGGCCTGATTCCGTCTGGCAAAAATAA
- a CDS encoding DUF47 family protein, translating to MFRWFKRREDVFQKLIEEQASVTYEALRLLVKYLETLDADVAEQLSIKEKEADEVRRILIDELNRTFVTPFDREDIFALSRSIDDVVDYADSTVIEMVILNVESTPYMLRIASLLKDAAYEIWHAVQRLPKHPNVAIDHAQRAKALENRVEAVYREAVADLFSGPEDVHHVVEMLKMREVYRHLSNAADRGDEAANIIADIVVKKT from the coding sequence ATGTTCAGATGGTTTAAGCGCCGAGAGGATGTTTTTCAAAAACTGATTGAGGAACAGGCTTCCGTTACCTACGAGGCATTGAGATTGCTCGTAAAATATCTTGAAACGCTGGATGCGGATGTTGCCGAACAGCTTTCCATTAAGGAAAAGGAGGCGGATGAAGTCCGCCGCATCCTGATCGATGAGTTGAACCGCACCTTTGTCACCCCGTTCGACCGTGAGGATATTTTTGCCTTATCCCGCTCGATCGATGATGTTGTGGATTATGCCGACAGCACAGTGATCGAAATGGTGATCCTCAATGTGGAGTCCACGCCATATATGCTCAGGATCGCATCCCTTTTGAAGGACGCAGCATATGAAATATGGCATGCCGTCCAGCGCCTGCCCAAGCATCCGAATGTTGCCATTGACCATGCGCAGCGCGCAAAGGCGTTGGAGAACCGCGTGGAGGCGGTTTATCGGGAGGCGGTTGCGGATCTGTTCAGCGGACCCGAGGATGTCCACCATGTTGTGGAAATGTTAAAGATGCGCGAGGTATATCGTCATCTGTCCAACGCGGCGGACCGCGGTGATGAAGCCGCGAATATCATAGCTGACATCGTGGTCAAGAAAACTTAA